The genomic stretch GTGAAAATGAAGAGGCAAATACAGATGTTatagaagaaaacaataacaaaattgaCTTAACTCTGAAGAATGGTATTAGAATATACCAAAGAAAAACACCTAAGGTTATAAGATATGTTAAATACAATTACAAGACTGACTCTGAAAACTTCTACAGAGAACGCTTAATGTTATTTTATCCATGGAGAAATGAACTTTCAGATTTGCAATGTGGAcatgaaacatttgaaaaaatgtacTTGACTGTTGCAAGACTATTAGAAAAAAAAGCCAAGCAATATGAGGGTAAAGTAATAGATCTAGAGAAAGCTATAGAAGAGGCAGAAAATGAATGTAATGAGAATGATCAAATAGCACCTGCCACACAACAAGTAGAAATGGAAGATGCTGAAATAGGCCCAACAGAATCTGAACAGTATGTTCATTTCAATCCAGATAGACCAACAGAACATAGACTGTATGATATGTCCCGTGAAGTTGGAATAGAAGCAAGAACAGTAGAATTGACAAATCATGCCAACAGAATAAGTGAGAGTGATTATTTTGGATTGATAAGATCCTTGAATAAAAAGCAGTGGGAATTTTTCCAACATGTTGTCACATgggttaaaacaaaacatgaaccattttatacatttttgacagGTGGAGCAGGATGTGGAAAATCTGTAGTTGTCAGAGCAATATTTCAAGCTTTACACAGACACTTATGTTCTATTGAAGGTGAGGACCCTGACGATATTAGAATTCTTCTTTGTGCTCCTACTGGAAAGGCAGCTTACAATATAAATGGTCTGACCATTCACAATGCTTTCCAGatacaaccaaataaaggacTTGACCAGTCATTGTCATGTGATGTTCTCAATACACTCAGAATGAAATACAGAAATTTGTCTCTGATTTTGATTGATGAAATTTCAATGGTTGGAAACAAAATGTTCTCTTTACTGGAGAGAAGGCTGAAAAAAATCAAGGGAAGTAACTGTTCATTTGGTGGAGTTAGTATCATAGCTATTGGTGACTTTTTCCAACTCCAGCCTGTATTTGACAGTTGGATTTTCAATGATCTTAGTAAAGGATTAACAGCATTAGCCCCTAATTActggaaattattattttcttttcatgaaCTTACTGAAATAATGAGACAAAAAGATGATTTAGAATTTGCTTTGTTACTAAACAGGTTGAGACAAAATCAGCTGACTGAAAATGATTTtgcagttttaaataccagaacTGTTTCAATCAGTGATCCAACATACAAAACTAATGCTACACATTTGTTTGTTGAAAATGCtttagtggataattttaatTTGCTATACATATCTAAATTAGGCTCACAAAAGGTTAAAGTTAAAGCAGTTGACACAGTTTGTGGGGATTTACCAGcctctgtaaaaacaaaattactgaGTTCTTTACCAGAAAAACAGTCTGATACAGCCAATCTTGCAAAAGAAGTAGTACTAGCAATTGGGATGAAATATGATCTTACAGCTAATATTGAAGTCACTGATGGTCTTACAAATGGTTCAACTTGTGAACTTAAATTGATTGAGTGCAAAACTACATCTTTAAGACCAAGTATCATATGGGTTAAGTTTGAAGATGCCAAAATAGGTGctaacaatagaaaaaaatattcacacTTGTACGGAAAAGATGTTGAAAAAACATGGACTCCAATGTTTGACATTAAAAGATcatttacttataaatataagaCATTTGAAAGAATTCAGTTTCCTCTTCGCCCAGCAGCTGGAAAAACAATTCATAAATCGCAAGGAGATACATTACACGAGGTTGTTGTTAGTCTGAAATCAAAACGTAAAGGGAAAATACCACATATTCACTATGTTGCACTAAGCAGAGTAACATCCTTAACTGGATTACAGATATTAGATCTTAATCAAGAAGCAATAGCTGTAGCAGATTGTGTTCGACAAGAATTACTCAGACTAAGAACAGATGCAACTCTACAGTTGTGCTTTAAGCCATTGTATAACTTATCAAGTAACTATTTTAAAGTAGTTTTTCACAACACAAGGTCATTGCATGCTCATTTTAATGACGTTAAATCAGACCCTAACATCTTGGATGCTGATGTTATTGGTATTGCTGAATCAAGACTTATTTCAACagatgaaaatgatgattttcatgTACCTGGTTTTGAACCACCAGTACGCTTAGACCAAAAGCAAACAAACTTTAATACAAGACCACCTCATGGATTGGTATTATATTATAGAAATGATTGTGTTCTTCACAATACAGTAACTTTCTCAACTCCATCTTTAGAGTTTGTAATAGCAGACATAATATCACCCAGCAAAGGTCTTTTTCAGGttgtctttgtttacaaagcACCAAACTGCAAATTGCAACAACTAAAAGATACTTTCCTTGCAAACCTTCTTCCTGACGTGTATTTAAGACACCCAAAACTTATCATAATGGGagactttaatattgatttaaacaCTGGGAACACttcttttttaaagttcatgATAGATTCATTTTGCTGTTCACAAATTGTGTCTAAACCTACTACATCTTATGGTACATTGTTGGACTTAATTTTCCTAAATTTTGATAGTAAGGTAAATTTTGAAGCAGATGTTCTTGATTCCTATTGGTCAGATCATAAAGTTATATATGTAGCCATTGAAATACAATGATTCAGTGTCATAATTATTTTATATGCCAAAACCAGCTTTGTTTGAAAGCATGAAAATCAAACCCGCTGAAAAACATGACACATTTGGGGTTGCTGAAAATGCAACCTCAAATGTGCAGGAGTGGTTTTAAAGGAAAATGGGTTTCCACTCCAACAAATTTGCCTTTTTATAAGTAGGAATAGAAATGAGTTGGCTTCAAGAATCCTGATATCCAGATTTACCTGTTTAGAAGAAAGCTTCTTTACAAAGCTTTCTTCTTTATAGGTACACTGGATTAAAGGTAGCAAAGGTAAAGAAATTTGAAACTGTGTTGCTTTGACTTCCATATAGCAGAAAGGCCATTGGTGATTGGTCAACCATTTTGCTATGGAAGAAAAGTAGAATTCCACTCATTTGAAGTCAGTAATGATTGGAGACATCAAATTTTACTACCTGAATGCTCATTGTATCAGTGGAGAGTTGTTTGCACTTTGAATGAGAACACTCCTGATATTTACTtgtaataaatgtatttatatataattcttgaaatatttgtttttgaataccATCAAAAACCATTCTTTCATATAGATGTAAAAAGGGAGTTTTGAAGACCACAAGTTCCATGCCTCGTTTCTCTTCctacaaaatgtttaaatttaactGGCTGTTCGATGTACTatgattaaaaaatcaaaatgtttataatgttGAAATCCTTGCTGTTATGTACatatattcattgtaatttttcATACAGATAATTTGATACAATTTACAATACTTTTGTTCactgtacatgtatgatatactAAACATTGATCATGATTATTTATGTACAGTTTAATTTTTGTAATGCTAAATCAATCTGTATATTTATCTCATCCAATATTTATTGACTTTTCTGTTTAAGAAATGCTTTCAGGTTCATATCAGACATAATAAATCAGTTTCTGTACAAAtaccacatattttattataatataatttctTGGAGTTCTCCAAATTGAAAAACAATCCATAAATCCAACATTTTTGATTTCTTATGATTTCAATTAAGTCTTTTTCTAAGTACAGGTTTATCAAAATGTGTAAATCATTAATTTATGCAAAGAGTTaaatgttgagaaaaaaaatcaaatattgcattAATTTGTCATTCTACACAACTATGTGGTTGCATTTTTGCttatacatttgataaatatgtaaaAGTCATTTATAAAACAGAAACTAATGAACAATTCGTGTAAACATTTGCTTCGtagagaaaaaaattgtgaacatttgcttaatagagcagaaatttgtgcCTAATGCATTTTTTGTGAAACTGGTACATATTTCATCACAAATTCATTTGTTTACAAGAATGCTTATCAGAATTGTTTTAAGctgttaaaattaattaaaaaaaataataaatttatattccttaAAATAACAGTTATAGCATAATATTGaacaaaatgattatttaaaGCATGTTTGATAAAAATAACAGTGTCTTATAATGTGATGATTGCTGAACACAAACTTGATCTTTTAACAAAGCAAtaaatactgttaattcagaaatttttgccaTGCTGATTTATATGTATTGAATAAATGTGACTGCATTGTTAGATTCATGATTTAAACTTACGCACTAATTGTTcctcatgaaatatttgcaatccTATTTCGAAATAATATCTCTCACTTTATCACTAGAAATGGATGATTCACAAAAAATCTAACATTACTTTCTGATATAATTTGagcatttatttttattgaatacaAAAGTATTAGTTTGATACTTATGATAGTAGCTGTTGAAATATTAAAGATTCTAATATTTATGCATTTATGCATTTAACATTTCCATTCTTTATTCTAGATATTTAAATTGCATTTTATGTACTGTAGGAACttgtatatatgataaatatatatatataagtcattATGTTACTACAACTGTTTTTATATATGACATGGCTGTATAGGTTGAGGTGTTCCTTCATCCGGAgtaatttaccaaaacaaaatgttttccGGAAGAAAGATTGTCGGCTCTCCGAACTATCCCGAAGTCCTGATTTGCTTGAAAGTTTAGTGTATTGATTAACATTCTTTGATGAAtactttacatatatatttatatgtttactcttctacacaaaatttataaaaagaaatgtaatttccaaaatttttattatatgattCACGTACGAAAACAACCGACTTTGAATCGTCACTCTTCGGACAAATTTCCCGCCATAATCGACGACAGCGGGATTGATAACAAAATGGCTAGTAATAAAAGACCAGCAAGTGCTACTGACAGCGAAGAATATCAAGGATTTATACATGGATTATCCCCCATAAAAATTTCCAGAACGAACTCAAAGTACTTTGACTTCACATTACAGATCAATACTTCCAATTACAAAAGAGTTGTATGTTTTGATGCTTCCAAACGCCCAATAATAGACAGTGCAGCAAAGGGTAAATCCCCACTGAAGCTATCAAATTATACTGAATCACCATCAAGGACGACTACCGGTACAGATATCATACTCAACAAAAAAACCGTAGTGCAGACTGCTAGAAAACTGAAATTTCTAAATCACCAACCAGAAACACAGTCCACAACACCTACCAGAAATTTGACTGAAGTTCAGGCCCTTCCTGTCAAATCTATTGTAAGTAATTTtagaaaataacttttattttatacgAACCACTCACTCATTTGCATAAATGATTAAGATTCATGTGGACCCTTAGGGTAAAATTGctgtatttttatttcaaaatttactgAGTACAGACAAACAAGTCGGGTataaccaccaattggtggattatatttgaattttcagTTTACTGttgacgtataatccaccaattgacatAAACTGTTATCACTCCAATTATAACCTGTGGACACCCTGTGAGGAATTTCCcaacttaatttattttaacaccttctggaggaatggaAAAAAAAGTGAACAGCAAAATCCTTAAAACtataatacatatttgaaatttatttatctaggtcatgcaatatagcaaaatccttaaaagtatatatataatacatatttgaaatttatttatctaggtcATGCAATATGCCTTAAATCTTTTCCAAATGTACCACTTTTTCTGTACTCGAGCAAATTTTTAGGTTAAATATCAGCAATTTTAGCCAAAGAGTTCACATGAACCATAAGAAGCTATCAAATGCAACACTACAGATACCGCAGCGCCTTTCTcctaaaacaaatgttaaaataaaatccACTTCGTCTTCTAAGAACCACAGTTGCTTgaattttagtttttatatttttgtctctAAAATTCTAGCAACTGTGCAAAAACTACAACTTCATTCTATTATTAACTGTTCACCAATCAAAATATATCTTGCCTattcatatacattgtattaaccctcttgctgccgactgttttcaaggttgcatttccTATGTTGCAAAATACTATAGTTCAACGTCTTGAGACATAACATGCCAAATAACAACGTCATTCAATTTATGactgttacatgtacattttacacCCATTTGACAACAACGTAACGCTGTTTAATCTTTGgtcttttgtttgaaaaaaatacagcATCGATGAGAAGCTTCCATAAATTTAACcatgaacatacatgtacatgtgtatgtgtCCCTCCAGCACTCCCGGTAGTGACACAAGTGTCCCTCCGGCAACAAGAGGGTTAAGCTACCTTTGTTTACCATTTCCTTCACTTATTGTCCCATGCGTGCTTATGTGTAGACTTTCGCTAAAAATACCATATCATTATGtctgttaatcatgttaatcagttTGTCAGTCTGGCATTAGTGCTCTCATGAGTACATATCTTGCAAATTTTATAGTTGCCTACAAACAAATTTGAAGAAGACATAGGTTTGCATTATGTCAACGTCAATCCATCTCTCCAGCAAATCAGCTTTCAACACATTGTTTTGTTGCGCCTGAAGATATTgctttgatatttgatattttgtatatgaccGTGACAAGTTACagcacggggggggggggggggggggggtctcaacatgggattttgggtacagttgtgcagctgggattttaaaaacaccccccattcatatattgaataattgtgaaatccctacctatacatatatttcacagcgaaatcataacccattcatatatttatgaCCCATTGATATATCtcaatcggtcaattactacctattgatatatttcctcggtaaaattgccccccccattcatatatttgatggatcaaaaaagggacccattccagcggcacatatgtatatacctttatataggaagagaccccccccccccccgtgagttacagatcaagttcaaatttttttttttggtttggtgattttttttgcagagttattgCCTTTGGACTCAGAAAAATCACATAAGTAAGTCATCTGTTTTCTGCATTAACTCCTGCATTAATTTCAAACCCTGGTTTTATGCAATACTTTGTAATGCACAGGGGTCGAAATAGGTGCTGGTCCAGTGGTCCAGaaccagtagattttgtcagctaGTGGTCTGGGGGACCAGTTTAAAATTTTCGATAAAAATCTCTGATTGCATCACAATCTCAGTTGTTTACATTACAAATTACCAGAAAAATCAATTACACAGTACTGGAAGTAATGCAATTGATTAGTTTAATTACTATCTTGGTGGGCGTtcttaacaataaacaaaaaataaaactttttggaAGATATGAAACCGCCGCTCATTTGATACACTGCCAagtatttaaatgaatatttctGGACAGCGTTCCAGACATCCACTTGGCACCCTATGGTCGCCATAAAGATGATGATGTTGAAAACAATGACAACATTTTTACAGTTCTTGGTCCTGATTTTGATAATGAATACTACATGTATTAACTTTTATCATAATCACATACAATAACTTCtatgaaaaatgtataatatatgtaaacaaaGGCACCACAATAAAAGTAAACATCTTTAATTTATGTTTGACTTTGttaaatgtcatttttgcaggaccaatagaattttcagtccactggtccaACTGGCTGGTacacaaaaaatctgaaattcaaCCCCTGAATGCAtaatactatccacactcatctatGTCCACTCTTGTTTTCATTGTGTTTGAAGATGTTAATCCTATAATCCCGTACAAATCACAAATTTGAATAAACTATATTGCATGAAATTCATTCgatacatttaaataaataagatatttataTAAACCTATagtgttaaaatttgaaaaatgtaatttgtttgaccacattgaaaaataaaaaaataaatttctactttgacaaaaataaactacccctcccccccccccttttatagTTTATCCCTGACACGCTCATTctacatggttttttttcttatctcTTTTCAGCTTTCAACAACAGCCAAGGTAATGAAAATTGAAATCCCTAAAGTACAAATGCTCTATGGCAATCCTACAAATCTCCAAGACATAATTGTGGTGGACAACACCAACCAAATAAGAATTACTCTATGGGATGCATCAGTTTCAAGTGTGCAATTAGATAatacatataattttgaaaatttgtccGTGAGGAACTTCAAAAATGAAACATATCTCACAACAACCAAGTCCACAAAGATCAACAGAACTGAAGATCTCAATAATGCTGTAGAGTATGAAGCAACAGCTGCTGAAATACCAACAACTATTGTTGGAACTGTAacagaaattaaaataacacaaagtTATATGTGCAAATCATGTACAAGGAAATTGCCAGAGATATTAACAGAAGAAAAGTACAATAGATGCACATTCtgcaaaatgttacaaaaaacagaaaactttgtTTCCTGTCTGACTGCAACATTAAATGTAGAATCAGAAGATGAACCTGAAGATAACCAACCCTCTAAACTAACAATCTTCAATACTCAAATTAATAACTTTTGTACACTAAACAACAAAGAAGAACTGCTTAAAGATCATCTCAAAATGGAAGAATTCTTTCTAGAAGAAACATTCGCTTTTAACCTTTTTGACAACGTAGTAGATTCTTTTACAGTGATGTAGGTACATGTACCAAATTTCTTCAAAAGCatgaatacatgtatcattacCTGTTAAcctttttttagaaatataaatagaCTATCCTTatccatatatatgtattttatttaaattttattatctgataattacaaaaatactggAATATGCATAGCACAGCTGCatttaacatttcttttaaaacatatttacacCATCTAAAATAGACACCATTCTAAAACAACTTTGTGCAAGCACTTATTAAAGTTAATGTGTCCAATGACTTTTacagtacatttatatataatcttAAGTCATTTGTCagcaagacaaaaaaaaactatattgtcATTGAAGTATAGATGTTAAACTTCTTAAGTTAGTgattttgatattctcaaagcacaTACATTTAAATTTGTTCTACAACTTTGAAGAAGAAACTTATTCAAGTGATCATGTCCAATGACTTTTACAGTACATTTATATAGTCTTTAGTCGTTTGTCAGGAAGACAACATATGACTTTTACAGTACATTTATATAGTCTTTAGTCGTTTGTCAGGAAGACAACATATGACTTTTACAGTACATTTATATAGTCTTTAGTCGTTTGTCAGGAAGACAACATATGACTTTTACAGTACATTTATATAGTCTTTAGTCGTTTGTCAGGAagacaacatttttttatattgtcattgtaGTATTAATGTTAGACATCTTAAGTTAGTGATTTTGATTATCTTTTAAAGCACATTAGTGTTAAATTGTTAAACAAAACTCAAAATACTAAGAAAACAAAACACTGATGACAATTTGAACATATTCAGTCAAAAATTAAATTCATTGTTTACATACTACCAACCATTTTTTTAACTGTCTTGttagaaaatactttaattttgaatatatatacaatgaacTGTTTTCAAGTGTAATaaacaattgatatttttttatccatTGCTTGAGGGTGTAAGCTGCTAAAGTTTTTTAATATTCATCAAATTACAGAATGAtctttttcatttcatatatCATCTACATATAAAACAATAAGCAATTTGTTAAATATCTTATGAATCcttgatttaaattttattacatCTTAAATAATAAAACTCATCCTTAATATAATGTTGACATGTCAAAATATATACTTTTCTCACCAAAATTCAATATATTTGTATCTTAAAAAACAAGCACAATCAACTATAATAATTTTATGTACTTTTAGTCTATTCAATATTCACTAGTTGTTTGAACACTAAACAGTGGACACACCCAGacaaaacactttttttattgaattttcattttattgttattagATACTTCCATTGCATGGAGAACGTCATTATAGAtcaaacaaattattatttaatttataagCATGAATATATACTACTACCTTGTGTTTTACTCCTTTGTTAGTATTAAAAagtgcgttttgtttaaatatataattcAGCAGATATATTTTGTGACTACAAACCAATGAACCATTATTGTTTTTAAGTTGCATAAATCTTATATTTTCCAAAATAATTttactaaaatttatttttttcattcttggACTTTTTTTAGACATGATTCACTGAGGCAAATTTTAAAATTGCTATTAAATTTTGTCTTGATCATCTGCTATTTAATATTGAATATTGTTCATCTATTATTAatgcatttttatgtttttacagtttattataataaaagaaTAATTGATTACCTATCACTGACAACTTATATTATACCTATGCCTTTAAGTGCAAGAGTTGAAGACATCGCCATTTTAGAGGTCAATCTATAGTATTcagtctgtccatccatccaCAACAAAATATTATccactctatatcttgagaacagttatgatttcaaagtttaaacttcACATGAATATTAAGCAATACCAGAGGGTATGTCATTATGTATGTACAACTTTGTAAATGAAGGTCAAAACCTAGATTTTAGCATAGAACCTGATGTCCTATGaaaaagatcatgtccactctttatcttcttatatctttattgcaaaacaaaaatcatttttatgtcccacctacaatagtacagaggcattatgttttctggtctgtggctctgttCCTTCGTTCATCCATCTATGCGTCcgttcaggttcaagtttttggtcaacgtagtttttgatgaagctgaagtccaatcaacttgaaacttagtacacttgttgtttatcatatgatctttctaattgtaaagccaaattagacttttgacttcaatttcatgATCCATTAAACATAGGAATgaaagtttcaggttaaagtttttggtcaaggtagtttttgataaatttcaacttgaaacttgaaacttattgcatatgttccctatagtataatctttctaattttaatgccaaagtagatttttacccaatttcacagtccatggaacatgcaAAAGGATAGTGCTAGTGCcacatccgtgtactttggacacaatTCTTGTTCGTCATTGCAATAAAAACTCAACAACAAACACAAGAAAACATAGCTATATTAAAATACATGCTAATATACTCATTTGAAACCATGCTAATTACTTGCAGCTGCTGTGTGTTATTACTTCAATAACAATAAGAAGCAACAAaggactaaaaaaaaaattaaacttgtcACATATCTGCACCTATCCCAACTGCAATCTTTAAGCAGTCAGAAATATTCAGCCTTTCTGGTAAACTTCACACAGTTGTAGTACACAACCTGAGGTTGTGCATGCAGGAAATTATTACTGGTCACAATTattttaagggagataattgatttTACTTAGTTATGTGCATGCAGGAAATTATTACTGGTCACAATTattttaagggagataattgatttTACTTAGTTATGTGCATGCAGGAAATTATTACTGGTCACAATTattttaagggagataattgatttTACTTAGTTAAATATAGCTATAAATGGCAACAAGTCTGTAATTCAACTACTCCTAAACAGATTAAtcaatattgatgaaactttacagttTTTTGTctagcctgcaacttttgttgcagaaagctcatcATAGGGATAGTGATCGAGCGGCAGCGCCATTAGCTAACTTcctaaaagctttatattttagaagctggaagacctggatgcttcatactttgtatatagatgcctcatgttacgaagtttctgtcagtcacatg from Mytilus edulis chromosome 7, xbMytEdul2.2, whole genome shotgun sequence encodes the following:
- the LOC139482428 gene encoding uncharacterized protein, producing MFTLLHKIYKKKCNFQNFYYMIHVRKQPTLNRHSSDKFPAIIDDSGIDNKMASNKRPASATDSEEYQGFIHGLSPIKISRTNSKYFDFTLQINTSNYKRVVCFDASKRPIIDSAAKGKSPLKLSNYTESPSRTTTGTDIILNKKTVVQTARKLKFLNHQPETQSTTPTRNLTEVQALPVKSILSTTAKVMKIEIPKVQMLYGNPTNLQDIIVVDNTNQIRITLWDASVSSVQLDNTYNFENLSVRNFKNETYLTTTKSTKINRTEDLNNAVEYEATAAEIPTTIVGTVTEIKITQSYMCKSCTRKLPEILTEEKYNRCTFCKMLQKTENFVSCLTATLNVESEDEPEDNQPSKLTIFNTQINNFCTLNNKEELLKDHLKMEEFFLEETFAFNLFDNVVDSFTVM